Part of the Chitinophagaceae bacterium genome, ATTAATGTAGAAAAGATCGACCAGAAGATGGCAGGTTTTACCCATTCGGTATATTTTTTTTTATATAAGCCCGCAAGAGCGTAGACAAAAGGAACTACAGTGGAAGCAAACCCTAAAAACAGTGTAGGAGGGTGAATAACCATCCAATAGTTTTGTAATAAAGGGTTGAGCCCCCTTCCATCCGATGGAATAAAATCAGGATTGATTTGAAAAATGGGTATATCTAAAGCATCACGCAATAAAATAAAGGGAGAGCTGCCTATTTTAACATCAAAAACCACCACACCTAATATCATCGAAACTAAAAAACTCTGTATAAAGCCAAAAAACATCATAAGAGGACTTTCCCAAACAAGGTTTTTTTTTAGAGCTATGCAGAGAAAAAGTATTGCATTCCAAAATATCCATAAAAGAAACGAACCTTCTTGTCCTTCCCAAAAGCAAGAGATTTGATAATACACAGGAAGAGAAAGAGAAGAGTGCCCCCAAGCATAATGATACTCAAAATAATGATTGGTGATGATACTAAAAAGACATACTATAACTCCAATAATACTTATAAAGTGTATGAAAAAAGTATATCTGCCTGCAAGTTTCCACATATTGGGTATGTAGGATTCTGTTTTGGCATCTTTTTGTGCATTTGCATAAAAAATTGCAGAAAATAAAGCAGTTATAAAACTTATTATTACAAAAAGATGCCCTAAATTTCCTATAAAAGTTCTTAGCATTAATGATTTTCGGTTTGTATATTTATGAAATATGGTATTATAAAGGAAGGAGTTTTATTTTTCTAAAAAAAACGGGGGAGCCGTGGTCTTGGAGAGCTATTTTTCCTGTAGTAAACTTTCCATAATCGGGGAACGCTTTCCATTTTCCTGTATTTTTTAGATCAAGCCACTCTTTCGTTTGCAAAGTATACTCTAATACTTTTTCTCCATTGAGCCAATGCTCTACATTTCCTTGTTTAACGATTATACGAGTAGTATTCCATTCTCCGTAAGGGCGATATTTTGGATTTTGAGCGGTATGCATACCGTAATTAGCTGCTGTTTTTTGATTTTCATCGAGAGAGTTGATGTGATTTTCTTGGTCTATCAGCTGATATTCTGGTCCGGTTTGAAAAGTTCTTTTGTACTGTTCAAAATCTTCTTTTACATGAAAGAATATACCACTATTTCCTCCTTTGGATATTTTCCATTCGAGGGCAAGTTCGAAGTTTTCAAAATCTTGGTCGGTCACTATGTCGTTACTTTCCCCTAAAGCGATGATTTCTCCATTTTCTATTTTCCATCCCACTACCCCATTCATCCCATAGTTATGCCAACCTGCAAAAGTATTTCCATCAAAAAGTAATTTCCAACCTTTTTTTTGCTCTTCCGCTGTTAGAACATTTATAGTATCTATTTGCTCTCCCATATTTTGTTTTTTATCTGCTTTTTTACAAGATATTATATAAAAAGAAACCACTACCACTAAAAAACTGTATTTAAAAATCATATTACGATGGTTATTTTAAAAATGAAAAAATAAAATTAATAACAAATAAAAAATCTTTTTTCTAAAACGATACTTAAAAAAGAAAACTAATAAAAAAAATACTATTATAGTAATGTTTTTTAAATAGTATGTAAAAAAATCATTAACCACATTATATTTGTATTTTTGAATATAAAAAAATAAAAGTATATCAAAAGCAATTTTTTGGATAGAAATCAAAGTATAGAATTCAAAATTATATTCATTGAGTAAGCACAATTTCATTTTGTGTTTTAAAAGTTTAAAAATAAGATTATTATTGTATATATGTATATATTTTCAAATATAATAAAAAAACAATGCTAGACAATATTACAAACAAGGACTGGTTACAGAATAAAGATAAGGATAGAGATAAAGAGGAAAGTAATGATTTTGAATTACCCGATTTAAATTATGATTCTCTGAAAGATGACAAAGACACCGTAAAGGTTTCTAATACTTCTTTTATAGGACATAATAATTCCAATGACAATAAAAAGGAAAATTCTTATACAAATTCTATATTTGGAGTAGACCATCATCTTTCAGAAGAATATACTCCTTCTTACTATTCATCAAATAATAAAAACTCTTTTGTAAAAAATAATAAACATAATAATAAAGACATGGCACAAAATAAAAAAGATGACATATATGGTCCAACTCGCCCATCGAGTTCTAATAGAAAATTTATATTAGTTACTTCCTTTATTCTTTTGGGTATACTCGTTTGCGGTATAACTTTTTGGGGAGTTGAAAAATACATAAAAGATAAAAAAAATACACCTACTACAGAAGTAATTCCGGAAGCAGATACTGCTCAGTTTACAGAAAATACAGAGCCAATAGTAGTTGAAGAAGAAAAGAAAAACACGGTGGGGGAAATTTTAGTTATATCTGAAAAAACGGGTCGTTCCTATATTATTGTTAAAAGTTTTTTCGATGAGGACCTAGCAAATGATTTTACGAGTGAACTGGCACTAAAAGGTATTTCTACAAAAATTATACAACCCGTAACGTCTAAAAAACCGTACTATAGAGTAAGTGTATCGGACTATGACAGCTACCAAAGTGCTTTAACAGAGTTAGAAAAATACAAAACAGAATATGGAAGTGATGTATGGGCTTTTAAATATTAATTATTCATTCTCTATTGTAAGTATAATTTTAAGCTATGAGTACTGAAGAAATAACCTTGTTAGACCTCACCATAAAAGGTGGCATTATGATGATACCCATATTCGCTCTCTCTTTTATAGCAGTAGCTATATTTATAGAACGACTATTAGTGCTAAAAAAAGCATCTTACATAACAGATTCTTTTATGGAATATATAAAAAAAAAAGTAATTACCGGGGATATAAACGGTGCTATACTTTTTTGTCAAGAAATAAATAGTCCTACTTCTAGAATGATAGAAAAAGGACTTGTTCGGCTCGGCAGTCCTCTCAAAACTATAGAAGCATCTATAGAAAATGTAGGTAAGATAGAACTTTATAAATTAGAAAAAAATATCAGTATATTAGGAACTATCTCCGGTGCCGCTCCCATGATTGGTTTTTTAGGAACCGTCACAGGTATGATACAGGCATTTATTTCCATAGCCCAAGAAGAAGGATCTATAAGTCCAAAACTTCTCTCATCAGGAATATACGAGGCAATGATTACCACTGCTGCAGGTCTGATAGTAGGAATTATTGCTTATTTAGCATATAATTATCTTACCACAAGA contains:
- a CDS encoding MotA/TolQ/ExbB proton channel family protein, which encodes MSTEEITLLDLTIKGGIMMIPIFALSFIAVAIFIERLLVLKKASYITDSFMEYIKKKVITGDINGAILFCQEINSPTSRMIEKGLVRLGSPLKTIEASIENVGKIELYKLEKNISILGTISGAAPMIGFLGTVTGMIQAFISIAQEEGSISPKLLSSGIYEAMITTAAGLIVGIIAYLAYNYLTTRVQKIIYIMQYNSIDFIELLQEPKS
- a CDS encoding DUF1080 domain-containing protein, with the translated sequence MIFKYSFLVVVVSFYIISCKKADKKQNMGEQIDTINVLTAEEQKKGWKLLFDGNTFAGWHNYGMNGVVGWKIENGEIIALGESNDIVTDQDFENFELALEWKISKGGNSGIFFHVKEDFEQYKRTFQTGPEYQLIDQENHINSLDENQKTAANYGMHTAQNPKYRPYGEWNTTRIIVKQGNVEHWLNGEKVLEYTLQTKEWLDLKNTGKWKAFPDYGKFTTGKIALQDHGSPVFFRKIKLLPL
- a CDS encoding SPOR domain-containing protein — its product is MLDNITNKDWLQNKDKDRDKEESNDFELPDLNYDSLKDDKDTVKVSNTSFIGHNNSNDNKKENSYTNSIFGVDHHLSEEYTPSYYSSNNKNSFVKNNKHNNKDMAQNKKDDIYGPTRPSSSNRKFILVTSFILLGILVCGITFWGVEKYIKDKKNTPTTEVIPEADTAQFTENTEPIVVEEEKKNTVGEILVISEKTGRSYIIVKSFFDEDLANDFTSELALKGISTKIIQPVTSKKPYYRVSVSDYDSYQSALTELEKYKTEYGSDVWAFKY